In Ascaphus truei isolate aAscTru1 chromosome 5, aAscTru1.hap1, whole genome shotgun sequence, one genomic interval encodes:
- the LOC142495365 gene encoding homeobox protein not2-like — MFLQPGPCFPFAQDVLSLSSPCQGQAVVPKNSFSIEAILSWPPPMSPAHAYSTCRLDSHALPWSPLAPQHLAPSCAHFHLPRHSMSPQGSDTAYRVEVGLRAISPVLPCKGSKRYRTIFTQEQLQRLEEEFVHRKYMVGCQRVQLASELQLSETQVKVWFQNRRMKWRKEVQASEDCDPAKDQGPSEEKGEVISVDEEDGWSQ, encoded by the exons ATGTTCCTGCAACCAGGACCCTGCTTTCCATTTGCACAGGATGTCCTGTCCCTGAGTTCCCCCTGCCAGGGCCAAGCTGTGGTGCCCAAGAACTCTTTCTCCATCGAAGCCATCCTGTCTTGGCCACCGCCCATGTCACCTGCTCATGCCTACTCTACTTGTCGCCTTGACTCTCATGCCCTCCCCTGGTCACCCCTGGCCCCCCAGCATCTGGCTCCTTCCTGTGCACATTTCCATCTGCCTCGCCACTCCATGTCTCCCCAAGGCAGTGACACAG CTTACAGAGTAGAAGTGGGACTTCGAGCCATTTCCCCTGTGCTTCCATGCAAAGGCTCCAAGCGTTACCGCACCATCTTTACCCAGGAGCAGCTGCAGCGGCTGGAGGAGGAGTTCGTGCACAGGAAATACATGGTGGGATGTCAGCGGGTTCAGCTGGCATCAGAACTGCAGCTCTCTGAGACTCAG GTAAAGGTTTGGTTCCAGAACCGCAGGATGAAATGGCGCAAAGAAGTGCAGGCATCAGAGGATTGTGATCCTGCCAAGGACCAGGGCCCATCcgaggagaagggggaggtcATATCTGTGGATGAAGAGGACGGCTGGTCACAGTAG